One Nostoc punctiforme PCC 73102 DNA window includes the following coding sequences:
- a CDS encoding cysteine dioxygenase family protein, which translates to MTNDTILEPLPEDQWFIESQELRSFVATVREISAITAGDRTQTLARLEPYFQELLAQQQWLPEKFAQINPESKMGGGIGQWLLYRAKDRSLSVFSLVIPPGSTTPVHDHLAWGLIGLYKGNQEETVYRRVDNGDTEGHAQLQVTEVRSLQPGDIYRLLPPDGDIHAVKTTSQSASVSIHILGNDAGCILRHQFIPESHSVKSFRSGYSNAPCKEEEEKKHVQV; encoded by the coding sequence ATGACAAACGACACCATCTTGGAACCATTGCCAGAAGACCAATGGTTTATTGAGAGTCAGGAACTACGATCCTTTGTAGCAACAGTTCGTGAAATTAGCGCTATCACTGCTGGCGATCGCACACAAACTCTCGCTAGATTAGAGCCCTATTTTCAAGAGCTGCTTGCCCAACAGCAATGGCTACCTGAAAAATTTGCCCAAATTAATCCCGAAAGCAAGATGGGTGGTGGTATAGGTCAGTGGCTACTTTATCGCGCCAAAGATCGTTCTCTGTCAGTCTTCAGTTTGGTGATTCCCCCAGGTTCTACGACTCCCGTCCACGATCATTTAGCCTGGGGATTGATCGGTTTATACAAAGGCAATCAAGAAGAAACAGTCTACCGCCGTGTAGATAACGGCGATACTGAAGGACATGCACAATTACAAGTAACTGAAGTGCGGTCGCTTCAACCAGGCGATATCTACCGCCTTCTCCCCCCAGACGGTGATATCCACGCCGTCAAAACTACATCTCAGAGCGCATCTGTATCTATTCATATTTTGGGTAATGATGCTGGTTGTATCTTGCGTCACCAGTTCATTCCAGAATCTCATAGCGTCAAATCCTTTCGCTCTGGATATTCCAACGCTCCCTGCAAAGAGGAAGAGGAAAAAAAACATGTCCAGGTATAA
- a CDS encoding RRXRR domain-containing protein — protein MTKVFILDANQEPLYPVRISHARLLLSQGKATVFQRYPFTIILKESLSNLKLEQLGFKIHPSIKIIRNS, from the coding sequence ATGACTAAAGTATTCATTCTCGATGCCAACCAAGAACCATTGTATCCAGTACGCATCAGCCATGCTAGGCTGCTATTGTCACAAGGTAAAGCTACTGTGTTTCAGCGATATCCCTTTACTATCATTTTGAAGGAGTCTTTATCTAATTTAAAACTTGAGCAACTTGGCTTCAAAATTCACCCTAGTATTAAAATAATTCGTAATTCGTAA
- a CDS encoding class II aldolase/adducin family protein, whose amino-acid sequence MSRYNRPQVPVFERVEDERLHRKQRLAAAFRLFGKFGFSEGIAGHITARDPEFTDHFWVNPLGTYFGHIRVSDLILVNKEGEVVKGDAEVNRAAFAIHSQIHEARPDVIAAAHAHSIYGKAWSSLGRLLDPLTQDSCAFYEDHALFDDFTGVVLETSEGQRLAQTLGPKKAIILRNHSILTVGQTVDEAAFWYISLERSCQAQLLAEAAGRPTIIKHETARLTQTQVGSRISGWFSFQPLYDRIVREEPDLLN is encoded by the coding sequence ATGTCCAGGTATAATAGACCACAAGTCCCTGTATTCGAGCGAGTTGAAGACGAACGCCTGCACCGCAAGCAACGCCTAGCCGCAGCCTTTCGCCTATTTGGTAAATTTGGTTTCAGCGAAGGAATCGCAGGCCATATTACGGCTCGCGATCCTGAGTTTACAGACCATTTCTGGGTTAATCCACTAGGAACATACTTCGGTCATATCCGAGTTTCTGACCTGATATTAGTTAACAAAGAAGGTGAGGTGGTTAAAGGCGATGCTGAAGTGAATCGAGCTGCTTTCGCCATCCATTCTCAAATTCATGAAGCTCGACCTGATGTCATCGCGGCGGCTCACGCCCATTCAATTTATGGTAAAGCCTGGTCTAGTTTAGGTCGTCTCCTTGATCCCTTGACACAAGATTCATGTGCTTTTTACGAAGATCATGCGCTGTTTGACGATTTCACAGGTGTGGTTTTAGAAACTTCTGAAGGTCAACGACTGGCGCAAACTTTGGGACCAAAGAAAGCCATAATTCTCCGTAACCACAGCATTTTAACTGTGGGGCAGACGGTAGATGAAGCAGCCTTTTGGTACATTAGTTTAGAGCGATCGTGCCAAGCCCAACTGCTGGCAGAAGCTGCGGGTAGACCTACTATTATCAAACACGAAACAGCCCGTTTGACACAAACCCAAGTGGGGTCACGTATCAGTGGGTGGTTCAGTTTCCAGCCCCTTTACGACAGAATTGTACGTGAAGAAC